In Deltaproteobacteria bacterium, the sequence GCGTCGGGCTTGCCGGCTGCGCCCGCCGGCTCGGCCGCCGAGCGCCCGCCGCAGCCGGCGGCCGCAGCGAGGAGGAGCAGCAGGGGTACGACGCTCCTCATGCCGCCCCCCGCTGCCGGCGCAGCGCCGCGGGGCCGCCGATGCCGTGCAGGTAGAGCTGGACGACGCGCGTCGCGATCGCCTCCGGCCGGTCCTCGGGCGCGTGCTCGAAGATGGCGGCGCGCGCGAGCCCGAGCAGCAAGGCGGCCGCCAGGTGGCGGTTTCCGTTGCCGCCGATCCGGTGGCGGACCAGCACGCGCTCGACGGCGCGCATGACGCGCCGCCGGCGCTCGCCCGCCGAGCGCGTGTGGCGCTGCTCGTAACGCACGACCAGAGTAAGGAGGTGAGGCCGGCGCCAGAAGAAGCGCAGGATCGAGACCACGATCTCCCGCAGCACCGCCTCGGCCGGCGCGTCCGCCTCGGCGGCCCGCTCGACCTCGCCCGCCACCCGCTCGAGGCTCGCCTCGAGGGCCACGCGGTGGAGGCGGTCCTTGGTGGGAAAATAGAGGTAGACGGTGCCCTTCCCCACCCCGGCGCGCGACGCCACCTCGCTCACCAGGACGCGGTGAAAGTCGCGCTCGGCGAACACCGCGGTGGCCGCTGCGAGGATGCGCTGTCGCTTGTCGTCGTGCCGCAGAAGGGTTCCCTAGAACTGACTGGTCAGTTCTAGCAGCGTGCCTCGCGCGACGAAAGAGGGTCCACCGTCAATCGGTTGACACCCGGGGGCGAGGCGTCCCGCTCACGTCCACACCCCCCGCCGCCGCGGCCCGCTCGCGCAGTGCTACCCGCCGCAGACGGAGCGCGAGCCAGCCGGCCGCGGCGAGCGACACGCCGCCCGAGACGAGCGCCGCGCGTGGCGCCCCGAAGCGCTGCGCGAGCGCGCCCAGGACGAGGCTGCCGAGCGGCTGCGTGCCGAGGAACATCACGGTGTGGAGCCCCATCACGCGACCGCGGTAGCCGTCCTCGACGACCAGCTGGAGGAGCGTGTTCGTCGTGGCGAGGTAGCGCACCATGCCGTAGCCCGCGAGCGTCTGGCAGGCGAGCGCGAGCCCCAGCCGGCGGCTCGCCCCCAGCCCGAGCACGGCGAGCGCGAAGGTGGCGAGGCCGAGAAGGAGGTGGCGGCGGTGCTGCGCGCGGGAGTAGCGGCGCGCGGCCAGCTGGAGCGCGGCGGCGATCGCACCGATGCCGCCCGCCGTGTGGAGGAGCCCGTAGCCGAACGCGTTGGTCTCGAGCACCGTGCGCGCGAACACCGGCATCAGCAGGTTGTACTGGACGCCGAGCCCGGACACGACGCCGAGCAGGAGGAGCAAGTTGCGGATCGCGGGCGCGCCCCACACGTAGCGGAGGCCGGAGACGAAACCCGCGCCGAGCGCCTGGGCCGTCCGCGGTCGCTCGCTCGGCTGGAGCCGCATGAGCGCGAGGGCCACCAGGACCGCGACGTAGCTCGCGGCGTTCAGAAAAAAGCACGGCGCCTCACCGAGCGCCGCGACCAGCGCCCCCGCCAGCGCCGGCCCCACCAGACGCGCGCCGTTGAAGATGGAGGAGTTGAGCGCGATCGCGTTGGGGAGGTCCTCGGCGCTCGTCATCTCCACCAGGAACGACTGCCGGGTCGGCACGTCGAGCGCGCTCACCAGCCCGACGCCCCCCGCGTAGAGAACGACGAGCGGCACGGTGACGGCGCCCGTCCACACCAGCACGCCGAGGCCGAGCGCAAGGAGCCCGAGCAGCGACTGCGTCACCAGGAGCACCCCGCGGCGCGGCAGGCGATCGGCGACCACGCCGGCGAAGGGCGCGAGGCAGAGGATCGGCAGGTAGCCCGCGAAGGCCACCTTGCCGAGGTCGAGCGGCCGGCCCTCGAGGCGGTAGACGAGCCAGCCCTGCGCCACGCTCTGCATCCAATAGCCGACGAGCGAGATGCCCTGCCCGACCACGAAGAGACGGAAGTTGCGATGGCGGAGCGCGGGGAAGCCGGCGCGGAGGCGGCGCACGGGGCCAGGCTCGACCAGCGCCTCGGCCGCAGTCCCGGGAAGCATTCACTCCGCCCGCCAGGGGACGGCGAGCGCGTCCAGGTGCGCCGCCCGCGTCCCGAGGACGTGCTCGAGGAGCCAGGCGCGCTTGAGATATAGGTGTGCGTCCGCCTCCCACGTGAAGCCCATGCCGCCGTGGTTCTGGACGTTGTCGGCCGCGTTGGCGAGCGCGGCATCGGTCGCGAGCGCCTTGGCGGCGGCGACGAGGCGGGGCGTGGCCGTCTCGCCCTCCGCGAGGGCGACCGCCGCGAAGGTGGTGAGCGAGCGCGCCACCTCGGCGCGCACCGCCATGTCGGCGCACCGGTGCTTCACCGCCTGGAAGGACCCGATTGGCCGGCCGAACTGCTGCCGCACCTTCGCGTACTCGACCGAGTCCTCGAGCGCGCGCTCGGCCACGCCGACCGCCTCGCCGGCGGCGAGCAGGGTCGCCAGCGTGCGCAGCGCCGCCGCGTCGCCGGCCAGCGGGGCGCCGGCCACCCCATCGAAGCGCACGTCGCCCAGGCGGCGCGTCGGATCGATGCTGGGCCCCCGCTCGAGCGCGAGGCCGTGCGTGGCGGCGGGGAGATAGCGGATCGTCCCGCCGCCGAGCACGAGGTACCCCCCGGCCGCGCCTGCGTCCGGCACGCCGCGCGCGACGCCCGTGAGACGCGCGCCGTCCGCGAGCGCGTCCGCCGGATCGTCGACGAGCGCGATGCGAAGCGTCCCGGCGAGCACGGCCCGGTGCGCCTCCACGAGCCCGGGCGTCGCGGCGAGCGCGTGCGCCGCGAGCACCGTCGCGAGCCAGGGCCCGGGTGTCAGCGCGCGGCCGAGCTCGATGAAGAGCAGCATCTCCTCCGCCGCGCCGTAGCCCGCCCCGCCCACGGCCTCGGGCAGCCCGAGGCCGAACCAGCCCAGACCGCCCGCCTCACGCCAGAGCGCCTCGTCGATGCCGGGCTCCGCGCCCGCGACCGCGCGCACGCTTGCCAGGGGGAGACGCTCCGCGAGCACGCCGCGAATGGCATCGCGGACCGCCGTCTCCTCGGGCCCGAGCGTCAGATCCATCGGCTCACCGCGGAAGTCCCAGCCCGCGCTCGCCGATGATGTTGCGCTGGATGTCCTTCGTCCCGCCTCCGATCGTCTGCGAGAGCCCGGCCAGGTAGAGCTCCGTCCAGTGCGAGGCCGGCGCCTCGACGGCGGGCGCACCCTGGACGTCCATGGCGAGGAGGTCGATCCGCTGCACCAGCTCCGAGAAGAACAGGCGGATCATCGACGCCTCCGCGCCGGGGACGCCCGTGCGCGCCGCCAGGCTCACGCTCCGGTAGGTCATGGCGCGGAGCGCGTCCACCTCGGCGCGCGCGCGGGCGAGACGGCGTGCGATCTCGTCGTCGTCGATGGCGCGGCGCCGCCCGCGTGG encodes:
- a CDS encoding helix-turn-helix transcriptional regulator, whose amino-acid sequence is MFAERDFHRVLVSEVASRAGVGKGTVYLYFPTKDRLHRVALEASLERVAGEVERAAEADAPAEAVLREIVVSILRFFWRRPHLLTLVVRYEQRHTRSAGERRRRVMRAVERVLVRHRIGGNGNRHLAAALLLGLARAAIFEHAPEDRPEAIATRVVQLYLHGIGGPAALRRQRGAA
- a CDS encoding MFS transporter gives rise to the protein MLPGTAAEALVEPGPVRRLRAGFPALRHRNFRLFVVGQGISLVGYWMQSVAQGWLVYRLEGRPLDLGKVAFAGYLPILCLAPFAGVVADRLPRRGVLLVTQSLLGLLALGLGVLVWTGAVTVPLVVLYAGGVGLVSALDVPTRQSFLVEMTSAEDLPNAIALNSSIFNGARLVGPALAGALVAALGEAPCFFLNAASYVAVLVALALMRLQPSERPRTAQALGAGFVSGLRYVWGAPAIRNLLLLLGVVSGLGVQYNLLMPVFARTVLETNAFGYGLLHTAGGIGAIAAALQLAARRYSRAQHRRHLLLGLATFALAVLGLGASRRLGLALACQTLAGYGMVRYLATTNTLLQLVVEDGYRGRVMGLHTVMFLGTQPLGSLVLGALAQRFGAPRAALVSGGVSLAAAGWLALRLRRVALRERAAAAGGVDVSGTPRPRVSTD
- a CDS encoding acyl-CoA dehydrogenase; the encoded protein is MDLTLGPEETAVRDAIRGVLAERLPLASVRAVAGAEPGIDEALWREAGGLGWFGLGLPEAVGGAGYGAAEEMLLFIELGRALTPGPWLATVLAAHALAATPGLVEAHRAVLAGTLRIALVDDPADALADGARLTGVARGVPDAGAAGGYLVLGGGTIRYLPAATHGLALERGPSIDPTRRLGDVRFDGVAGAPLAGDAAALRTLATLLAAGEAVGVAERALEDSVEYAKVRQQFGRPIGSFQAVKHRCADMAVRAEVARSLTTFAAVALAEGETATPRLVAAAKALATDAALANAADNVQNHGGMGFTWEADAHLYLKRAWLLEHVLGTRAAHLDALAVPWRAE